The following are encoded in a window of Paenibacillaceae bacterium GAS479 genomic DNA:
- a CDS encoding electron transfer flavoprotein beta subunit, which produces MNIFVLLKQTFDTEEKIVIQNGSVSDDGVKYVINPYDEYAVEEALQQRDKHGGNVTVVSVGPGRAAEALRQALAMGADDAVLISDERIGSDEGAAAVVLEKYLSGQSFDLLLGGNFSVDSGGGQVAIRLANKLGIPHTASITSLEISGSQAVVKRDAEGDTETLELSLPALFTAQQGLNEPRYPSLPNIMKAKKKPFQTLTLDDLGLGEAAALTERISIALPPERGAGQLIKGTPAEQAAKLVELLRTEAKAI; this is translated from the coding sequence ATGAATATCTTTGTCTTGCTCAAGCAAACGTTTGATACCGAGGAAAAAATCGTCATTCAGAACGGGTCTGTATCCGATGACGGCGTGAAATACGTGATTAATCCTTACGATGAATACGCCGTAGAAGAAGCACTTCAACAGCGCGACAAACATGGCGGCAACGTAACCGTCGTTTCCGTTGGGCCTGGCCGCGCGGCGGAAGCTCTTCGTCAGGCTCTAGCCATGGGTGCGGATGATGCGGTACTCATTTCCGATGAGCGGATCGGCTCTGATGAAGGTGCAGCAGCGGTCGTTCTGGAAAAATACTTATCCGGTCAATCATTCGATCTGCTGCTTGGCGGCAACTTCTCCGTAGACAGCGGCGGCGGCCAGGTGGCGATCCGGCTTGCTAACAAGCTCGGCATCCCTCATACCGCTTCCATCACCTCCCTTGAGATAAGCGGCTCGCAAGCGGTCGTTAAGCGAGACGCCGAAGGCGACACCGAAACGCTGGAGCTCTCGCTCCCTGCCTTGTTCACCGCCCAGCAAGGGCTGAACGAGCCGCGTTACCCTTCCCTGCCGAATATTATGAAGGCCAAAAAGAAACCTTTTCAAACGCTGACGCTGGATGATCTCGGACTTGGAGAAGCTGCTGCCCTTACCGAACGTATATCGATTGCACTGCCGCCCGAACGCGGAGCCGGCCAGTTGATCAAAGGTACTCCTGCCGAGCAAGCCGCCAAGCTTGTGGAACTGCTGCGCACGGAAGCCAAAGCCATCTGA
- a CDS encoding PDZ domain-containing protein has product MNRGIRWYIASFIAAAVASVAGQLIWLADPLRAGTFFWMDMIEILARACAVIPLCWTIGAYRSWSNSKSRKLPLLKLLVAAGGLLTAALMALQPDGVSALAIAGGVSLLLVLLDASREERRRRRFPLGTVAFSIAAVLLGLLLFYPTAYAVTTPGFTLNMNRYAQVEGGKESGGSLEGVLVIERPAFPIDWLYAALLPHIALEKRDTSIPISEIQRQVFIQRAGANEIGTAVALQKLGLGKGVVPLGIQVLALLQDSPSQDVLKAGDVLLSIGGQPARDTSELAKLMSAVVPGSDVKVGYEREGGKAVAVIKAKASSDDPKRAVLGIQVQDRTKADLTRQMDFKSYLVYQGGPSHGAMLALTVLDQLTPGGVAFGNRVAGTGTIDAAGKVGPIGGIEQKAFTVARAGADVFFVPAGQETDARKGSKELNIVPVRTLDEMLKWLKANPKQA; this is encoded by the coding sequence ATGAATAGAGGAATCCGCTGGTATATTGCTTCATTTATCGCTGCCGCTGTTGCCTCGGTCGCAGGCCAGCTGATTTGGTTGGCGGATCCGCTGCGAGCGGGCACGTTTTTTTGGATGGACATGATCGAAATTTTGGCTCGAGCATGTGCGGTCATTCCGCTCTGCTGGACGATTGGAGCGTACCGCTCCTGGAGCAACAGTAAGAGCCGCAAGCTGCCGCTGTTAAAGCTGCTCGTTGCTGCAGGAGGTTTACTGACGGCTGCGCTGATGGCATTGCAGCCTGATGGGGTGTCCGCGCTCGCAATAGCGGGCGGCGTTTCGCTGCTGCTTGTGCTGCTGGATGCGTCGCGGGAGGAGCGGCGCAGGCGGCGCTTCCCGCTGGGCACAGTTGCTTTTTCAATAGCGGCGGTATTACTTGGTCTCCTGCTTTTTTACCCGACGGCTTACGCTGTCACGACGCCCGGTTTCACGCTGAATATGAACCGCTACGCACAGGTAGAGGGGGGCAAGGAGAGTGGCGGCTCTTTAGAAGGTGTGCTTGTCATCGAACGCCCGGCGTTCCCTATCGACTGGCTGTACGCGGCGCTGCTTCCACATATTGCGCTTGAAAAGCGCGATACGAGCATACCGATTTCGGAAATTCAGCGGCAAGTGTTCATTCAGCGAGCGGGAGCTAACGAGATTGGTACAGCAGTTGCACTGCAAAAGCTCGGTCTCGGCAAAGGCGTTGTGCCACTCGGCATTCAGGTGCTCGCGCTGCTGCAGGACAGTCCGTCCCAGGACGTACTAAAGGCGGGAGATGTGCTATTATCGATCGGCGGCCAGCCGGCCCGCGATACCTCGGAGCTGGCAAAGCTGATGAGTGCAGTCGTGCCAGGAAGTGATGTTAAGGTTGGTTACGAGCGTGAGGGTGGGAAAGCTGTTGCGGTAATCAAGGCGAAAGCGAGTTCAGATGATCCCAAGCGAGCTGTGTTAGGCATTCAAGTGCAGGATCGCACAAAAGCTGATCTGACCCGTCAAATGGACTTCAAGTCCTATTTGGTCTATCAAGGTGGTCCATCGCATGGAGCGATGCTCGCACTTACGGTGCTGGATCAGCTGACGCCAGGCGGCGTAGCTTTTGGCAACCGGGTTGCCGGGACCGGAACGATTGATGCAGCAGGGAAGGTCGGCCCGATCGGCGGCATCGAACAGAAGGCCTTTACAGTTGCTCGCGCTGGTGCAGATGTGTTTTTTGTCCCGGCAGGGCAGGAGACGGATGCTCGCAAAGGATCAAAAGAGCTTAACATCGTCCCCGTGCGCACGCTGGATGAGATGTTGAAATGGCTTAAGGCGAATCCTAAGCAGGCTTAG
- a CDS encoding transcriptional regulator, TetR family has translation MTSRKQEKYFLILDAALKVIAENGFHGSQVSKIAKEAGVADGTIYLYFKKKEDILISLFQEKLGDLVERFNARIRETATAEEALRAVCEIHFSALENDVNLAYVTQIELRQSSLELRKAIGLSVKPYIELIEHILEKGVREGSFRQDLDIKLTRLLIFGGMDEAVTSWLISGMKYSLTAQVDKSLDFFLRGLK, from the coding sequence ATGACAAGTAGGAAGCAGGAAAAATATTTTTTAATCCTCGACGCCGCACTGAAAGTTATTGCCGAAAACGGCTTCCATGGCTCCCAGGTGTCGAAGATCGCGAAAGAAGCAGGCGTCGCTGACGGTACGATTTATTTATATTTCAAGAAGAAGGAAGATATCCTCATCTCGCTGTTTCAGGAAAAACTCGGGGATCTTGTCGAGCGCTTCAACGCTCGCATTCGTGAAACCGCTACCGCCGAGGAGGCGCTGCGAGCTGTATGTGAGATCCATTTTTCCGCGTTGGAGAACGATGTTAATCTCGCTTATGTGACCCAGATCGAGCTGCGCCAAAGTTCACTGGAGCTGCGCAAAGCAATTGGTCTGTCGGTGAAGCCTTATATTGAACTGATCGAGCATATTCTGGAAAAAGGGGTGAGAGAAGGTTCCTTCCGGCAGGATCTGGACATCAAGCTGACGCGTCTGCTGATTTTTGGAGGAATGGATGAAGCCGTCACATCATGGCTGATTTCCGGTATGAAGTATTCGCTGACTGCCCAGGTTGACAAGAGCTTGGATTTCTTTCTTCGCGGCCTCAAATAG
- a CDS encoding NAD(P)-dependent dehydrogenase, short-chain alcohol dehydrogenase family, whose amino-acid sequence MTTPTGPFRADLLKDKTVLVTGGATGLGRAMAEGFAELGARIALAGRREEKLREAEAALSAAGCDVYVHSCDVRDPDAISALADALDSRFGGIDVLVNNAAGNFISPTERLSHRAVDAVLNIVLHGTFYTTLEFGKRWIEAGRSGTMLNIVTTYAESGSAFVVPSAAAKAGVLAMTRSLAVEWARHGIRQVAIAPGPFPTEGAWSRIVPTKELAQGIIDRIPLKRVGNKEELAHLAAFLISDYAGYLNGECVTIDGGEWLQGAGQFNNLLDVTQDQWDMLAMLSKQSKK is encoded by the coding sequence ATGACTACGCCAACGGGACCTTTCCGTGCTGACCTATTAAAGGACAAAACAGTGCTTGTCACCGGCGGAGCGACCGGGCTTGGACGCGCGATGGCGGAAGGCTTCGCGGAGCTTGGCGCGCGCATCGCGCTCGCCGGCCGCCGCGAAGAGAAGCTGCGCGAGGCTGAAGCCGCGCTGTCCGCCGCCGGCTGTGACGTTTACGTTCACAGCTGCGACGTTCGCGATCCAGATGCAATTTCCGCGCTGGCGGATGCGCTGGATAGTCGCTTCGGCGGCATTGACGTGCTCGTCAACAACGCCGCCGGCAACTTCATCAGCCCGACCGAGCGGCTCTCGCATCGGGCGGTTGACGCCGTGCTAAACATCGTCCTGCACGGCACCTTTTATACAACGCTTGAATTCGGCAAGCGTTGGATCGAAGCCGGCCGTTCCGGCACGATGCTGAACATCGTGACCACTTACGCCGAGAGCGGCTCAGCGTTCGTAGTGCCTTCCGCCGCCGCCAAAGCCGGCGTGCTGGCGATGACTCGCTCGCTTGCCGTAGAGTGGGCGCGCCATGGCATTCGCCAGGTCGCCATCGCTCCTGGCCCTTTCCCGACCGAGGGAGCTTGGTCGCGCATCGTCCCTACAAAGGAGCTCGCCCAAGGAATAATCGACCGCATTCCGCTGAAGCGGGTCGGGAACAAAGAAGAATTGGCGCATCTGGCCGCTTTCCTCATTTCCGACTATGCTGGTTACCTGAACGGCGAGTGTGTTACCATCGATGGCGGCGAATGGCTGCAAGGCGCTGGGCAATTCAATAACCTGCTCGACGTTACTCAGGATCAATGGGATATGCTAGCGATGCTTAGCAAGCAGTCGAAGAAGTAA
- a CDS encoding Fe-S oxidoreductase, whose protein sequence is MIGQLIQFLLFLAVTGYGIYLFYRAVYHRYLYLKLGRPAELPNNGRDRWPEFLAQVFGQTKLLKDPKSGIMHIVIFYGFVILQLGALDLIIKGLTGGGHLPVPGYDLFSLMQEITVALILIAMGYAAYRRYGEKLVRLKRGLKPSIVVFFIFGLMFSVLFSLAFERVWLGMEFSWYTPISSLMAEAFSGLSETPSYVLFLISWWAHLIILLAFLVYVPQSKHFHIITAPINIYLRRQAPVGRLSKLDLEDEEAESFGVGKIEEFSQKQMLDFYACVECGRCTNVCPASSTGKALSPMHLITKLRDHLIDKGTAVTGRSPWVPEFAFGGADPTKAHLFEPRSLDHGPSLLDLAGGASKEEVAAAAEGGVGVSWSDPGLAITDIRPTLNWQKASWTVQERKPQEVELIGEVMTEDEIWACTTCRNCEDQCPVANEHVDKIIDLRRHLVLMQGSMPHEGQRAMQNIERQGNPWGISRSDRVKWTGDVEGISVPTVKENPDFDILFFVGSMGSYDLRSRKITRAVARLMNESGVSFAILGNEEKNSGDTPRRLGNEMLFQQLCMENIETFQKYGVKKIVTACPHTFNTLKNEYPDFGLECVEVLHHTQLFDELLTEGRLKPTHRVEERITYHDSCYLGRYNNVYDEPRNVLKAIPGVELVEMARTRENGMCCGAGGGLMWMEETSGKRVNLARTEQALEVNPTLISSACPYCLTMLEDGTKLKEVDELVKARDIAEILEIAVFGPAGTPPQNKEEVAL, encoded by the coding sequence ATGATTGGACAGCTGATTCAATTCCTGTTGTTTCTTGCTGTAACCGGTTATGGAATCTACTTGTTCTACCGGGCGGTCTATCATCGTTACCTATATTTGAAGCTTGGGCGACCCGCCGAGCTGCCGAACAATGGCAGGGACCGCTGGCCAGAATTTCTGGCTCAAGTGTTCGGTCAGACGAAGCTGCTGAAGGACCCGAAGAGTGGAATCATGCATATCGTCATTTTTTACGGTTTCGTCATTCTTCAGCTAGGTGCGCTTGATCTCATCATTAAAGGGCTGACGGGCGGAGGGCATCTACCGGTTCCCGGTTACGATCTATTCAGTCTGATGCAAGAAATTACGGTTGCGCTCATCCTGATCGCCATGGGTTACGCAGCCTATCGCCGATATGGAGAGAAGTTAGTCCGGCTCAAGCGCGGCCTTAAGCCAAGTATCGTTGTGTTTTTCATCTTTGGACTCATGTTCTCCGTGCTGTTCTCCTTGGCGTTCGAAAGGGTATGGCTCGGCATGGAATTCTCCTGGTATACACCGATTTCCTCATTAATGGCAGAAGCCTTCTCCGGTCTGTCCGAGACACCTTCCTATGTACTGTTCCTCATTTCCTGGTGGGCGCATCTGATTATCCTGCTCGCATTTCTCGTTTATGTGCCTCAATCGAAACATTTTCACATCATTACTGCACCTATCAATATTTATTTGCGCCGGCAGGCGCCGGTCGGCCGCTTATCCAAGCTGGATCTGGAGGATGAAGAGGCAGAATCGTTCGGAGTTGGTAAAATCGAGGAATTTTCGCAAAAGCAAATGCTCGATTTCTACGCCTGCGTTGAATGTGGACGCTGCACGAATGTATGCCCGGCTTCAAGCACCGGTAAGGCGCTCTCGCCAATGCATCTAATTACGAAGCTGCGCGATCATCTGATCGATAAGGGTACGGCTGTTACGGGCCGCTCGCCATGGGTTCCGGAGTTTGCTTTTGGCGGGGCTGATCCAACTAAAGCCCATCTGTTCGAGCCGCGTAGTCTGGATCACGGCCCATCTCTGCTTGATCTTGCCGGTGGTGCAAGCAAAGAAGAAGTTGCTGCAGCCGCAGAGGGCGGCGTCGGAGTGTCTTGGAGCGATCCAGGGCTGGCGATTACCGACATCCGGCCAACGCTGAACTGGCAAAAAGCTTCCTGGACCGTGCAGGAGCGCAAGCCCCAAGAGGTTGAGCTGATCGGCGAAGTTATGACCGAGGACGAAATTTGGGCCTGCACAACTTGCCGTAACTGTGAAGACCAATGTCCGGTTGCTAATGAGCATGTGGATAAAATTATCGATTTGCGCCGCCATCTGGTATTGATGCAAGGCAGCATGCCGCATGAAGGCCAGCGCGCCATGCAAAATATTGAGCGCCAAGGCAATCCTTGGGGCATCAGTCGCAGCGACCGGGTCAAATGGACCGGTGATGTCGAGGGTATTTCGGTGCCAACAGTTAAGGAAAATCCGGACTTCGACATTCTGTTTTTTGTCGGCTCGATGGGCTCCTACGATTTGCGCAGTCGCAAAATTACCCGCGCCGTGGCGCGGCTGATGAATGAATCCGGCGTTAGCTTTGCGATTCTCGGCAATGAAGAAAAAAACTCCGGCGACACGCCGCGCCGCCTCGGCAATGAAATGTTGTTCCAGCAGTTGTGTATGGAGAACATCGAGACTTTTCAGAAGTATGGAGTGAAAAAAATTGTTACGGCTTGCCCGCATACTTTCAATACGCTCAAAAATGAATACCCTGACTTCGGTTTGGAGTGCGTGGAGGTGCTGCATCATACACAGCTGTTCGACGAGCTTCTGACCGAAGGTCGCTTAAAACCGACGCATCGGGTGGAAGAGCGCATAACCTACCACGACTCCTGTTATCTGGGTCGTTACAACAATGTGTACGATGAGCCGCGCAACGTTTTGAAGGCGATTCCCGGCGTCGAGCTGGTTGAAATGGCCCGTACCCGTGAAAACGGCATGTGCTGCGGCGCGGGCGGCGGTCTCATGTGGATGGAGGAAACATCCGGTAAACGAGTCAATTTGGCTAGAACCGAGCAGGCGCTTGAAGTCAATCCGACTCTCATCAGCAGCGCTTGTCCGTACTGTCTAACGATGCTTGAGGATGGCACAAAGCTCAAGGAAGTTGATGAACTAGTGAAGGCGCGCGATATTGCGGAAATTCTCGAGATAGCTGTATTCGGACCGGCTGGAACGCCGCCGCAGAATAAGGAAGAGGTGGCACTCTAG
- a CDS encoding L-glutaminase, translating to MNEPNWSSLSAGLPQWLEHARSETSLGKVASYIPELSKADPSSLGIHIRTVDGRSLSAGVCGDRFTMQSISKVFTLILALMDNGEDVVFSKVGMEPTGDSFNSMLKLELVQPGIPFNPLINAGAIVISSLIGGSSNEEKITRIQSFLGKLAGRKSLEIDEQTYHSECQTGHLNRSMAYFLTDNGVLKGKVEDVLEVYFKHCSLLVDCADLARMALVLSLDGLDPDTGERLIPRRFVQIAKTFMVTCGMYNGSGEFAIDVGLPAKSGVSGGIMALLPGQAGIGIIGPSLNRHGNSVAGVHLLKHLSKEFDWSLF from the coding sequence ATGAATGAACCCAATTGGTCTTCCCTAAGCGCTGGACTCCCGCAGTGGCTGGAGCATGCCCGCAGCGAAACTTCGCTTGGCAAGGTCGCTTCCTACATACCGGAGCTTTCCAAAGCTGACCCGTCCTCGCTCGGTATCCATATTCGAACCGTTGACGGCAGATCTCTCTCAGCCGGAGTATGCGGGGATCGTTTTACGATGCAGAGCATCTCGAAAGTATTCACACTTATTCTGGCCCTTATGGACAATGGTGAGGACGTCGTGTTCAGCAAGGTTGGCATGGAGCCTACGGGAGATAGCTTCAATAGCATGCTGAAGCTTGAACTTGTTCAACCGGGAATTCCTTTTAATCCGCTCATTAACGCCGGCGCTATCGTTATCAGCTCGCTCATAGGCGGCAGCTCCAATGAGGAAAAAATTACCCGTATCCAGAGCTTCCTTGGCAAGCTGGCCGGACGCAAATCGCTTGAGATCGACGAGCAAACCTATCACTCCGAGTGCCAAACGGGACATCTAAACCGCTCAATGGCCTATTTCCTCACCGACAATGGCGTGCTGAAAGGCAAGGTAGAGGATGTGCTGGAAGTGTACTTCAAGCATTGCTCACTGTTGGTCGATTGCGCAGATCTGGCGCGAATGGCTCTTGTACTGTCCCTCGACGGGCTGGACCCCGATACGGGAGAAAGACTGATTCCGCGCCGCTTTGTCCAAATCGCTAAAACCTTCATGGTCACTTGCGGCATGTACAATGGCTCCGGTGAGTTCGCAATCGATGTCGGCCTTCCAGCCAAATCAGGCGTATCCGGTGGCATCATGGCACTGTTGCCAGGCCAGGCGGGCATCGGCATTATTGGACCTTCCCTCAATCGACATGGAAACAGCGTAGCTGGCGTCCACTTGCTCAAACACCTCTCCAAAGAGTTCGACTGGAGCTTGTTCTGA
- a CDS encoding 8-oxo-dGTP diphosphatase/putative hydrolase of the HAD superfamily translates to MMNLPLKWIFFDVGETLVDESEPIEDIIRQLIAAAGRRGIVVARDHVRELWMEAHKRYSPFPMADILQTLFPDTTLRQAIWSEMKYRKELDRPFPESRGILQRLSASYRIGIIANQSAGTADRLRSYGLLEHIDKVFASAELGLAKPDPRLYEYALEATGCPPSETLMVGDRIDNDIVPAKHLGMRGLWVRQGLALRQASPSSMSRPDGVIDTIGEIERWLEAWRPEEAE, encoded by the coding sequence ATGATGAACTTGCCGCTGAAATGGATTTTTTTCGATGTTGGAGAAACACTGGTGGATGAATCGGAACCGATTGAGGACATTATCCGCCAGCTCATTGCCGCTGCAGGACGCAGAGGAATTGTCGTCGCCCGGGACCATGTCCGAGAGCTATGGATGGAAGCCCACAAGCGCTACTCTCCTTTCCCCATGGCGGATATTTTGCAAACACTCTTTCCAGATACAACACTGCGTCAAGCGATCTGGTCCGAAATGAAGTATCGAAAAGAGCTTGACCGTCCGTTTCCTGAGTCCCGCGGCATTTTGCAACGACTGAGCGCTAGTTACCGAATTGGAATTATTGCCAATCAGAGTGCCGGAACAGCTGATCGTCTCCGCAGCTATGGACTTTTGGAGCATATCGACAAGGTATTTGCTTCCGCAGAGCTTGGTCTGGCCAAGCCGGACCCCCGACTTTACGAATACGCCCTTGAGGCGACGGGTTGTCCTCCCTCCGAAACGCTCATGGTCGGAGACCGAATCGACAACGATATCGTACCAGCCAAACATCTTGGCATGCGTGGGTTATGGGTGCGCCAGGGATTGGCGCTCCGTCAGGCTAGTCCCTCCAGCATGAGCCGTCCTGATGGAGTTATTGACACCATAGGCGAGATTGAGCGTTGGCTTGAAGCTTGGCGCCCTGAAGAAGCCGAGTAG
- a CDS encoding electron transfer flavoprotein alpha subunit apoprotein gives MSQPVLVIAEVRAGKIRQVTLEALQGARLAAGDSAEISAVIIGSGITGLAGELAGYTSGKVYAVDHPELASYNAPAYLHAVKGIVEELQPSRVFLGHTAEGRDLAPGIAALLGAGQISDVISIESGELYKRPIYAGKAFEEKRFLSGSGVVTVRPNNIPPAALVEPAGEVVDRSYTAPGDLRSIVRDVVRKAGGKVDLAEAKIVISGGRGVKSSDGFKPLDELADVLGAAVGASRGACDAGYCDYALQIGQTGKVVTPEVYIACGISGAIQHLAGMSQSRVIIAINKDAEAPIFKVADYGIVGDLFEVVPLLTEEFRKVLA, from the coding sequence ATGAGCCAACCGGTTCTCGTTATCGCTGAAGTACGTGCAGGGAAGATTCGTCAGGTTACATTGGAAGCGCTTCAGGGAGCTCGTCTCGCCGCAGGAGACAGTGCCGAGATCTCGGCCGTCATTATCGGCAGCGGCATTACGGGGCTCGCTGGTGAGCTTGCCGGTTATACAAGCGGCAAAGTGTACGCGGTTGATCATCCCGAGCTCGCCAGCTACAACGCTCCCGCCTATCTGCATGCAGTTAAAGGTATCGTAGAGGAACTTCAGCCATCACGTGTATTCCTTGGCCATACGGCTGAGGGGCGCGACCTCGCTCCAGGGATCGCCGCCCTGCTCGGCGCCGGACAGATTTCCGACGTCATCTCCATCGAGTCAGGTGAGCTGTACAAACGACCGATTTATGCTGGCAAAGCATTCGAGGAAAAACGCTTCCTCTCCGGCTCCGGCGTTGTTACCGTGCGTCCCAACAATATCCCCCCTGCTGCCCTTGTTGAACCCGCTGGGGAAGTCGTTGATCGGAGTTATACCGCTCCTGGCGATCTGCGCTCCATCGTGCGTGATGTTGTGCGCAAAGCTGGCGGCAAGGTTGATTTGGCCGAAGCCAAAATCGTTATTTCCGGCGGGCGCGGCGTGAAAAGCTCTGACGGTTTCAAGCCACTCGACGAGCTCGCGGATGTGCTCGGCGCGGCAGTTGGCGCTTCGCGTGGCGCCTGCGACGCTGGCTACTGCGACTACGCCTTGCAAATCGGCCAGACCGGTAAGGTCGTCACACCAGAGGTGTACATTGCCTGCGGCATTAGCGGAGCAATCCAGCATCTGGCCGGGATGAGCCAATCGCGCGTTATTATCGCGATTAATAAGGATGCCGAGGCGCCGATTTTCAAGGTGGCGGATTACGGTATCGTCGGCGACTTGTTCGAGGTTGTGCCGCTTCTAACGGAGGAATTCCGCAAGGTATTAGCCTAA